AGTTGCTTTTGTTAAATATGTATATCGTGCTATTTTCGTATCATGTCTTAATTTGCTTGTAAAATGACTTGTAATTCTGAAAAACCCTCATTAAACGAAAATCCCCTACGTCATTGATCGCAGAAAGGGGCAAAAAAGCATTAGGAGCCTATTTTATACTTCATGCTTCTTCCTCCGTGCTGTGCGTTGAAACCGGTTAGTGACTAAGCTGACAAAGCATAGCCGCACCACGCAAAACCCAATGGTCCGGTTTCACATTGGGATCACAATTTAGCAACAACgctatgacaaagttagtactgTGGCccgtcgtggaaagcgtaccGCGCCGTTCGGCCGTCTTGTATACCGGACGCCGCGTACGTGTGCCGCGGAACAAAATCGTCTTTTTTCATCGGTTTCAGCAGAATCTAAAAGAGCAAATATGAATTTAGCGACAGGAAAACCTTACCATCTTAAGCAGTACTCACGTATGGCACGGTATCAAACAGGACGCGTGGTATAGACTCCTGCAGATCCCATCCTGCCCTTTTCCCTACCCCATTATCGAACACTAGCAGATCGATCGGTATGACGTACTTGCGGGCAAAGTTTTGCTGTGCGCCGGTCAAAAATGCCTGGGTGAAGAAAAAGACCGACACCCAGAATGTTGCTGGCGGGCCTTCGTCGTACCATTTTTGCAGGAATTCTAACCGCGCGATAAAGTCCGCAATGTACGAGCCGAGCGTTTTCAGGCTCGAGTAGGAACGCTTCGCCCAGACGGATGGGATCTTGACGACCAGTATCGCGCTGACCACCTCTTCCACGATTGGTGACATGGCGACAAGACCCTGCATGGCTTTGCGAGCCGTCTGGAGTCTACCCCGGATGCAGATGAGTAGATTGTTAAACGGTACCATCTCCTGCACCAGTACCGTATTCATGCTCTGCAGAAGATAAGGGAGTATCGTGTATATAACATTCCTGTAATCGAGAGAAATCTCAGTGCGAGAACTGACGAGTTACCTGATGATAGTCGGTCGGATACTTCTCCAGTGCGGCGTCCCGATCAAACTCTGGCGGAAGAAGCTTCAAAATGTTTGACGATACGCTAATCACAAGCTCGGCAGGAGTTTCcctgaacacaccggttgatGTGTTCACCTTCTCCGGATCAAAGTTTTCGTTGGTAAAGACACGCTCCTCAAGCTTCTGTATTACCTTCAGAGGAATATCATCCTTCTCGAAGTTTAGCACCGCATCGATATCGTAACCTTCCACCGTCCGATATAGTGACCCGAGCAGTGTCCACAACAGATTGAcgtctttttcatttcgttgattggctgcaaagaagcgtgaaggaatttgtttacgacgACTGAAACTTGTTAGGAAAGCAAATCCTGCACTATTTGACAGTTCTACAAAGGACTACTGTAACTACTGTCAGAAGTttacaatcgaagcaaccatacgtctaatataaacctttagcaacattgaaatataatcaTTCAGAACATTACCATCAAAGCAACCATACGTTCAACTATACACAGCTTACATGATGGAGTTCATCGAAGTGCTTCTACGCATTCCACGGATTCCCGCTAGTGGATTCGTGTTCCAGGGGGTGCTTCATATAAAGGAAGCGTATTTAACGAAGAATCTCGATTGCGCTGCCGGAGATGGTTCACCGGTGCAAGTTAAACTTTTCGTACACGACGCCGACAACGAAGTGGTAGGAACGATTACGATGATGCCGCAAGTCGTGCATGATGTTGCGATTGCAGATTCCAGGACTACTTCCGACATTATTTATCGCATAAACGACAACATGACCGTTACCGGAGAAACTTGTAAATCAGCTGCTGGTTTGCGATCCAGCCAAACACGACCAGTGCACCAAATTGCAGAAAATCGCtgtttgcaatatttcaaatgttgtgaACGTTGCCAGGCCTGTTTGAAGTGGCTGTCAATCGAGTGCTGCTGTTCAAAGTGtggcaacaaaacccaaaaggaGGAACCTTTGGCAAAATCTATTCTGCCAACCTGTTGCAACGACCCGTCCGAATTGGGGCCGGCACCCAAAGGAAAAACGCCATCTTTCTACGGTTTGGACACAATGGAAGCTTGTTCCCaatcgtgtcgattgtgccacatttgccAAATTCGTTGTATCGATTGCGCATACCAAATGAGCCTGAAGGATGAGTCCAAATCGTCCAGCTCTTTCAGCTCTTTCAGCTGTGTTCCTCGACAGATTATATCTGCAACCGCTCCAACGACGGCCACAAAGGCCAGACCTGTtacccgtcgtccgtggcgtactggtcgtccatcccacggtcccaaaccCGCCTACGTTATGCTGGGAAATGACAACAACGAATctaccaaccagccgactgctgatggcaaagatcgtgtcagtgcggccagacctgttacccgtcgtccgtggcgtacaggtcgtccatcccacggtcccaaaccCGCCTGCGTTATGCTGGGAAATGACAACAACGAATctaccaaccagccgactgctgatggcaaagatcgtgtcagtgcggccagacctgttacccgtcgtccgtggcgtaccggtcgtccatcccacggtcccaaacccgctaccaaccagccgactgctgatggcaaagatcgtgtcagGGCGGCACAGATtcgcaaaaacaacaacgacaatgTACCCGTTTCGACGAAAAAAACGGTCGGCTTCCGTACGGATGATCCTGCACAAGGTGATCACAAGCAGAAACCAACGCTTCACCAACGGAAAGATGTCAAATCCAAAGCTCCCGGAGTAGGTGGAGGTGCAgcgaaggaaagcaaacctactggaaagggcagcaaaaagtaaatcacaccacaacagttagtgtttcgttttgaagcctcgatgccgtcagatggcgatactgttcggtttgttggatATTTCTCCAACATGTCCGGCTAATCGCAGCCGTTCTTATACACCTATTTCTTTATCTTATTTCTTTATATACATATTTCGTTATCTTGTATCGTAcctttggaactaaaaatagaaattcgcgtattctcggataaaaaaaataatattttatatcgaattagtgaaatggcaaatatcacacatgTACTTTGTTGCACCAATCAAGTAAATCTggaatgtattaataaaagatgaaattaaagatactaaaaacaaagtactgcatgaaggttttttttattaaataatgtaatagttatttttctgcatgtttccatttttaagaagcgtttgtgctacagtttacagctacagttaaacaaacacggctttagattcggcacatttagttgccagcagtttcagcagtagtaaatgtggaggggaaagataatttctcggatagtgcataatttcgtagtggaaattaacGTGAACCTCGTGACAATTAAAAAGGGTACGGTGACACATGTTGCCATTATGTCATCGCTTTGCACTcgtcaacaattaaatgatgcaataatgagttggagtgcaccctttagtaatatgttttcattttcttaagagaaggtgaattagtattgaagttgtcgaatagttgaaattaataaaagtgtgttttaaatcaCATCTGTTTCAACGAGAACATATATCTTCACTGTACTATACCTATGATGCATAGCTAATTTTTTACTGAAAATGTTTGGCAATTATGCAAGTCAAGCGAAGACAGCTAAGGctttaataaagttataacaaattatcttacctgtttttttacataaatttcaattttaatggtaATTTCTTTACATTCTGTTTGTTAAATTTCGTTTTAAATTCCGTGGTAACCTAACCTTAAAgtaaccttttttatatttatatttatattgcaagttgttttctcttcttttagcttcttttcatactttatgagccattgttttgttaattgtgtaatgctaaactttacagttgatttttattcttttgttacatCGTTCCTCATCCGAAATGCtgtagattttctttcttggtgaactgaatttacaagtcctataataaattgtctttctcTACATCTTAAAACACTAATCTAACCGTATTAATAGTCtgaacaacaatttcgtcaaaaataagtggcaaacattttccgatgaaaaactgaacaatttacactctcgctcaccaagtttcttcgaaaggaagaggcaaattttgcatagtgcaaagtgcaaagtgga
The Anopheles moucheti chromosome 2, idAnoMoucSN_F20_07, whole genome shotgun sequence genome window above contains:
- the LOC128298616 gene encoding dynein axonemal heavy chain 12-like; amino-acid sequence: MRQILEKMTEQQLYSFHLFNDFKAAYDSIALIVSSKANQRNEKDVNLLWTLLGSLYRTVEGYDIDAVLNFEKDDIPLKVIQKLEERVFTNENFDPEKVNTSTGVFRETPAELVISVSSNILKLLPPEFDRDAALEKYPTDYHQSMNTVLVQEMVPFNNLLICIRGRLQTARKAMQGLVAMSPIVEEVVSAILVVKIPSVWAKRSYSSLKTLGSYIADFIARLEFLQKWYDEGPPATFWVSVFFFTQAFLTGAQQNFARKYVIPIDLLVFDNGVGKRAGWDLQESIPRVLFDTVPYILLKPMKKDDFVPRHTYAASGIQDGRTARYAFHDGPQY